The Clostridium sp. DL-VIII DNA window CGAGTAAAAGATGTCCGGTGTGCATCCGTTATATGCAAGGGTTTGTTAGAACCTAGTGATATTATATAAGGCGGAATATTATCCCACTTCTTATGATTTATATCATTAAGGGTGGATTTTTTTAACCATTTTTAGGGCATATAATAAAAAATATCTAGGGGGAAATTTATGGAAAAGCATGTGCTATCTGTTCTAGTAAAGAATTCATCAGGTGTTTTGAGTAGAGTTAGCGGACTGTTTTCAAGGCGGGGATACAATATTGATAGCTTAACAGTTGGCAGAACTGAAGATCCTTTAATTTCAAGAATGACAATTACGCTTATAGATGATGATAATGTATTAGAACAAGTAAAAAAGCAATTAAGCAAATTAGAAGATGTAATACGAGTCATTAACTTTAAAGCAAATGAATCAGTTTACAGAGAATTAGTACTCATTAAAGTAAGAGCAAATGCAGAAAGCAGGGCAGCGATAAATGAAACTGTAAATATTTTTAGAAGTAAGATAAT harbors:
- the ilvN gene encoding acetolactate synthase small subunit, coding for MEKHVLSVLVKNSSGVLSRVSGLFSRRGYNIDSLTVGRTEDPLISRMTITLIDDDNVLEQVKKQLSKLEDVIRVINFKANESVYRELVLIKVRANAESRAAINETVNIFRSKIIDLSTDTLTIELTGDEDKISALINLMEEYGIEELVRTGVTALQRGEKTIRNSIESY